A region of Stigmatella erecta DNA encodes the following proteins:
- a CDS encoding phospholipase D-like domain-containing protein, with the protein MRVKAMRIQGWLCLAAALLAVAGCEQTHREHLLNDVDVGRIEAGVSTAPGTLAGKLAWAYFNNPPAFGGVDPTITQEVKRLIEQTPTGATIRAAIHSVSHTGIADALLAAQARGVTVYVVLDAKNASTGYAAVETLQQLLLVKFCTNASGGGGCIGTGASGNMHTKLFTFSQTRDPNGVLHPDVVWISSANLTGASGTEAFNNAIVIYDAATLFAGLNANFTDMWNRKHYAGNDYYDADSGRGYYMANPADAYASPEGMGQTDTIVTRLNDVTPDASCRLRIGMSFVTAGRPALLAQIKRMRAGGCSVWMVVGGNATDGIDMARPVYDELLGAGVAIRRRDKVHDKFFALYGKFGAAYAYRVYTGSQNWSQDALNENEELFVKLAPETGTVHPLYDAYVGHFNDAYNGGVTCTKANYPCK; encoded by the coding sequence ATGCGCGTGAAGGCAATGAGGATCCAGGGATGGCTGTGCCTGGCCGCCGCCCTGCTGGCCGTCGCGGGCTGCGAGCAGACGCACCGGGAGCACCTGCTCAACGACGTGGACGTGGGGAGGATCGAGGCGGGGGTGAGCACGGCGCCCGGGACGCTGGCGGGGAAGCTGGCCTGGGCGTACTTCAACAACCCGCCCGCGTTCGGCGGGGTGGATCCGACGATTACCCAGGAGGTGAAGCGCCTCATCGAGCAGACGCCCACGGGGGCCACGATTCGCGCGGCCATCCACTCGGTGAGCCACACCGGCATCGCCGACGCGCTGCTCGCGGCGCAGGCCCGGGGCGTCACGGTGTACGTGGTGCTGGACGCGAAGAACGCGAGCACGGGCTACGCCGCCGTGGAGACGCTCCAGCAGCTCCTCCTGGTGAAGTTCTGCACCAACGCGAGCGGCGGGGGCGGCTGCATCGGCACCGGGGCCTCGGGCAACATGCACACCAAGCTCTTCACGTTCAGCCAGACGCGGGACCCGAACGGGGTGCTGCACCCGGACGTGGTGTGGATCAGCTCGGCGAACCTGACGGGCGCGAGCGGCACGGAGGCGTTCAACAACGCCATCGTCATCTACGACGCCGCCACGCTGTTCGCGGGGCTGAACGCGAACTTCACGGACATGTGGAACCGGAAGCACTACGCCGGCAATGACTACTACGACGCGGACTCGGGCCGGGGCTATTACATGGCCAACCCCGCGGATGCCTATGCCTCGCCGGAGGGCATGGGCCAGACGGACACCATCGTCACCCGGCTGAACGACGTCACGCCGGATGCGAGCTGCCGGCTGCGCATCGGCATGTCCTTCGTCACGGCGGGGCGGCCCGCGCTGCTCGCGCAGATCAAACGCATGCGGGCCGGGGGCTGCTCGGTGTGGATGGTGGTGGGGGGCAACGCCACCGACGGCATCGACATGGCCCGGCCGGTCTACGATGAGCTGCTGGGGGCCGGGGTGGCGATCCGCAGGCGCGACAAGGTGCACGACAAGTTCTTCGCGCTCTACGGCAAGTTCGGGGCGGCTTATGCCTACCGCGTGTACACGGGCTCCCAGAACTGGTCCCAGGATGCCCTCAACGAGAACGAGGAGCTGTTCGTGAAGCTGGCGCCCGAGACGGGGACGGTGCACCCCCTCTACGACGCGTACGTGGGCCACTTCAACGACGCGTACAACGGCGGCGTGACGTGCACCAAGGCCAACTACCCCTGCAAGTAG
- a CDS encoding SDR family oxidoreductase has product MRLKDKRIIVLGGSSGIGRAVAQAAAQEGASVVIGSRQQARVEQAVAGLPPGTQGHAVDLSDEAQVRGLFERVGPFDHLVYTAGDALPHGAPGGLSLAQARQLFEVRFWGAYMAATVGSAHIRPGGSIVLTNGTVDVRPMKGLAVGSGVSGAIGALTRGLAVELAPLRVNTVSPGLIKTELWDGLSAADRERMYQEAGTKLPVGRVGEPEDVAQTYLYLMCQGFGTGQVLTVDGGHVLV; this is encoded by the coding sequence ATGCGGCTGAAGGACAAGCGGATCATCGTGCTGGGCGGCAGCTCGGGCATCGGCCGGGCGGTGGCTCAGGCGGCCGCCCAGGAGGGCGCCTCCGTGGTCATCGGCTCGCGCCAGCAGGCGCGGGTGGAGCAGGCCGTGGCCGGCCTTCCCCCGGGCACCCAGGGCCACGCCGTGGACCTGAGCGACGAGGCCCAGGTGCGTGGCCTCTTCGAGCGGGTGGGGCCGTTCGATCACCTGGTCTACACCGCGGGCGATGCCCTGCCGCACGGCGCGCCCGGCGGCCTGTCGCTCGCGCAAGCCCGTCAGCTCTTCGAGGTGCGCTTCTGGGGCGCGTACATGGCGGCGACAGTGGGCAGCGCGCACATCCGCCCGGGCGGTTCCATCGTGCTCACCAACGGCACCGTCGATGTCCGTCCGATGAAGGGGCTGGCGGTGGGCTCGGGCGTCAGCGGAGCGATTGGCGCGCTCACCCGGGGGCTCGCCGTGGAGCTGGCCCCCTTGCGCGTCAACACCGTCTCCCCGGGCCTCATCAAGACGGAGCTCTGGGACGGACTGAGCGCGGCGGACCGCGAGCGCATGTACCAGGAGGCCGGCACCAAGCTCCCCGTGGGCCGCGTGGGCGAGCCCGAGGACGTGGCGCAGACCTACCTCTACCTCATGTGCCAGGGCTTCGGCACCGGGCAGGTGCTCACCGTGGACGGGGGCCACGTGCTCGTCTGA
- a CDS encoding ABC transporter ATP-binding protein, translating to MLQADHISKRLGGIAALSHCSLVIGKGLVTGIIGPNGAGKSTLFNVLGGLMAPDQGRVLLEGRDVSGLPPHRLAALGLVRTFQIARDLAELTVLENLLLARPSQTGESLLGALFRPARVRQEEREALQKASALLGRFGLLQHADAPARSLSGGQKKLLELARALMLEPKVILLDEPAAGVSPVMVRGLARIIGELRSEGLTFAIIEHDMDLIAELCDHVYVMAEGTPLTAGRFAEVTADRRVVQAYLGGMAP from the coding sequence GTGCTTCAGGCCGACCACATATCCAAGCGCCTCGGTGGCATTGCCGCGCTCAGTCATTGCAGCCTGGTCATTGGCAAGGGCCTCGTCACCGGCATCATTGGACCGAACGGTGCTGGGAAATCGACCCTGTTCAATGTCCTGGGCGGATTGATGGCGCCGGATCAGGGCCGCGTCCTGCTGGAAGGCCGGGACGTCTCGGGACTGCCCCCACATCGGCTGGCGGCCCTGGGCCTGGTGCGCACCTTCCAGATCGCCCGTGACCTGGCGGAGCTGACCGTGCTGGAGAACCTGCTGCTCGCGCGGCCTTCGCAGACCGGAGAGTCCCTGCTGGGCGCCCTATTCCGTCCGGCACGGGTGCGGCAGGAGGAGCGCGAAGCCCTCCAGAAGGCCTCGGCGTTGCTGGGCCGGTTCGGGCTGCTCCAGCACGCGGATGCTCCCGCCAGGAGCCTGTCCGGCGGCCAGAAGAAGCTGCTGGAGCTGGCGCGCGCCCTGATGCTGGAGCCCAAGGTCATCCTGCTCGACGAGCCCGCCGCGGGGGTCAGCCCCGTGATGGTCCGCGGCCTGGCGCGCATCATCGGCGAGCTTCGCTCCGAAGGGTTGACCTTCGCGATCATCGAGCACGACATGGATCTGATCGCGGAGCTCTGTGACCACGTCTACGTGATGGCCGAGGGCACCCCGTTGACCGCGGGCCGCTTCGCCGAGGTCACCGCCGATCGCCGCGTGGTCCAGGCCTACCTGGGAGGCATGGCGCCATGA
- a CDS encoding ABC transporter ATP-binding protein, whose product MTPLLLAEGLFAGYGNGDIVRGVSLQAGAGRITTVMGPNGSGKSTFIKVLAGLVPCRQGRILLEGQEVTHLAAPLRVAAGLGYVPQEFNVFRNLTVRENLDLASAVLHRGRRDGKAGLERVFELFPVLSRRLKSLAGNLSGGERQMLAFASALLARPRFLLLDEPSAGLSPKAAEEMFQTVARVHATGVGVLMVEQNVAGALAITHDVMVLVGGAVRLATTAEDLKRQHDLHQLYLGPTEGAALEAAP is encoded by the coding sequence ATGACACCGCTGTTGCTCGCGGAGGGGCTGTTCGCTGGATATGGCAACGGCGACATCGTCCGAGGCGTCAGCCTCCAGGCGGGCGCCGGGCGCATCACCACGGTCATGGGGCCCAATGGCTCGGGCAAGTCCACCTTCATCAAGGTCCTGGCCGGGCTGGTGCCTTGCCGCCAGGGCCGGATCCTCCTGGAGGGCCAGGAGGTCACCCACCTCGCCGCGCCGCTCCGGGTGGCCGCCGGGCTGGGCTATGTGCCGCAAGAGTTCAATGTCTTCCGAAACCTCACGGTGCGCGAGAACCTCGACCTGGCCTCCGCCGTCCTGCATCGGGGCAGGCGTGACGGCAAGGCCGGGCTGGAGCGGGTGTTCGAGCTGTTCCCGGTGCTGTCCCGGCGCCTGAAGAGCCTGGCGGGCAACCTGTCGGGCGGAGAGCGGCAGATGCTGGCCTTTGCCTCCGCGCTGCTCGCGCGGCCGCGATTCCTGTTGCTGGACGAGCCCTCGGCGGGGCTGTCGCCCAAGGCCGCCGAGGAGATGTTCCAGACGGTGGCGCGGGTCCACGCCACCGGCGTCGGGGTGCTGATGGTCGAGCAGAACGTGGCCGGAGCCCTGGCCATTACTCACGACGTGATGGTGCTGGTGGGCGGCGCGGTGCGGCTGGCCACCACGGCCGAGGACCTGAAGCGTCAGCATGACCTTCACCAGCTCTACCTGGGCCCCACCGAAGGCGCGGCCCTGGAAGCAGCGCCATGA
- a CDS encoding branched-chain amino acid ABC transporter permease encodes MSGIPQLLVNGLVSGLIVALPAVALALTYSVLKFSNFAIGSQLTMGAYLAFIFNVRLGWPLAAAALMAAVLSAGLAMAVDWLALRPLRDRSPVTLLVASMGVAFVLENLCRFAFGNGVLSYDVPVARPLQVAGLRVNREQLIATISVLGALVAVQGLLFATPLGRAMRAVADNPLLAAVRGIHRQRVITWCWAVVGGLTALGGVLIGMDRAIDPMLGWNYVISVFAAAILGGFGNPLGAALGALGVGVIEELATVVVPASYRTGVAFAAIALLLLLRPQGLAGVRGIKR; translated from the coding sequence ATGAGTGGGATTCCGCAGCTCCTCGTCAACGGCCTGGTGAGCGGATTGATCGTCGCCCTGCCCGCGGTCGCCCTGGCGTTGACCTACAGCGTGCTGAAGTTCTCCAACTTCGCCATTGGCTCGCAGCTGACCATGGGCGCGTATCTGGCCTTCATCTTCAACGTGCGGTTGGGCTGGCCCCTGGCCGCCGCGGCCCTCATGGCGGCGGTGCTGTCCGCGGGGCTGGCGATGGCGGTGGACTGGCTTGCCTTGCGGCCCCTGCGCGACCGCTCCCCGGTGACCCTGCTGGTGGCCTCCATGGGGGTGGCCTTCGTCCTCGAGAACCTCTGCCGCTTTGCCTTCGGCAACGGCGTGCTCAGCTATGACGTCCCCGTGGCGCGCCCCCTCCAGGTGGCGGGGCTGCGCGTCAACCGCGAGCAACTCATCGCCACCATCTCCGTTCTGGGCGCCCTGGTGGCAGTCCAGGGGCTGCTCTTCGCCACCCCGCTGGGCCGGGCCATGCGCGCCGTGGCGGACAACCCGTTGCTGGCCGCCGTGCGCGGCATCCACCGCCAGCGCGTCATCACCTGGTGCTGGGCGGTGGTGGGGGGGCTGACGGCCCTGGGAGGGGTGCTCATCGGGATGGACCGGGCCATTGATCCGATGCTCGGGTGGAATTACGTCATCTCCGTCTTCGCCGCCGCCATCCTGGGCGGCTTCGGCAACCCCTTGGGCGCCGCCCTGGGGGCGCTGGGGGTGGGGGTCATCGAGGAGCTGGCCACCGTGGTGGTGCCGGCCAGCTACCGCACGGGCGTGGCCTTCGCCGCCATCGCCCTGCTCCTGCTGCTGCGCCCCCAGGGGCTGGCGGGCGTCCGGGGAATCAAGCGATGA
- a CDS encoding branched-chain amino acid ABC transporter permease, producing the protein MTGYLVTLTTLVAIASLTGLALNLQWGAAGMANFGLAGFYALSAYACGLVSVATGSPLAGLGAALAVSFLASGLVALVSLRLEEDYLAIVTLGFAELTRLVILNEGWLTQGALGLAGIPRPLQGLLPGDFLEFGFLALTLLVLLAVFLVLERLGRSPFGRALRAVREDDVVAATLGKRVLWLRVRAFALGGAITGLAGALHAFYYTYIDPSQFSSSITAYAFMAVIAGGRNSNRGLLLGAFTLMVLLEGTRFLKDAVPFLDSTRLAALRLILIGGGLVALLIYRPQGFLPEYRLRLARKPDPGSPQWLPVDPKS; encoded by the coding sequence ATGACGGGCTATCTGGTGACCCTGACCACGCTGGTGGCCATCGCCAGCCTGACGGGCCTGGCGCTCAACCTCCAATGGGGCGCCGCGGGCATGGCCAACTTCGGCCTCGCCGGCTTCTACGCCCTGTCGGCCTATGCCTGTGGGCTGGTCTCCGTGGCCACCGGCAGCCCCCTGGCGGGCCTGGGCGCCGCCCTCGCCGTCTCGTTCCTGGCCAGCGGCCTGGTGGCCCTGGTCTCGCTGCGCCTGGAGGAGGACTACCTGGCCATCGTCACGCTGGGCTTCGCCGAGCTGACGCGTCTGGTCATCCTCAACGAAGGCTGGCTGACCCAGGGCGCGCTCGGGTTGGCCGGCATTCCCCGCCCCCTCCAGGGGCTCCTCCCGGGAGACTTCCTGGAGTTTGGCTTCCTGGCGTTGACCCTCCTGGTCCTCCTGGCCGTTTTCCTGGTGCTGGAGCGCCTCGGCCGCTCGCCCTTTGGCCGGGCCCTGCGGGCCGTGCGCGAGGACGACGTGGTGGCGGCCACGCTCGGCAAGCGGGTGCTCTGGCTGCGGGTGCGGGCCTTCGCCCTGGGGGGCGCCATCACCGGGCTCGCGGGCGCCCTGCATGCCTTCTATTACACCTACATCGATCCCTCTCAGTTCAGCTCGAGCATCACCGCCTATGCGTTCATGGCCGTGATTGCCGGGGGCCGCAATTCCAACAGGGGCCTGCTGCTGGGCGCCTTCACCCTGATGGTGTTGCTGGAAGGCACCCGCTTCCTCAAGGACGCGGTGCCCTTCCTCGACTCCACCCGGCTCGCCGCGCTGCGTCTCATCTTGATTGGCGGAGGGCTGGTGGCGCTGCTCATCTACCGGCCCCAGGGCTTTCTGCCCGAGTACCGCCTGCGCCTGGCCCGGAAGCCTGACCCCGGCTCCCCGCAGTGGCTCCCCGTAGACCCCAAGTCCTGA
- a CDS encoding ATP-grasp domain-containing protein has translation MAENVLIVQNRNAHAIDWPQALAGASQRVFLVCDRLTEQRLAERGWTPLFQEVHAAFPGTPAEVKAFAGRMIHRLGGAGQVIVCSNHEDDVELCASLREQYGLPGPQPGDVARFRDKLVMKHRLAAHPEWLPRYLRFEPHAYAAGPAAYARHAVERLGLPIFAKPINAAGSQGTCLLETEAALHAWAQGLTGDTVYELDEFLSAPLYHCDFLVAGGRILDRHVSRYLYPNGDFLQGKPLGSVTLAETEEAYRSLSGFSLQVLEAFQPLPDGALHLEVFRFPNGDCRFLEIACRAPGAHIPALYKAQCGIDYRSAPYELVLKGAPHQTPPLGRYCATAWFPFLPGTVVGVREYRSSGSQFSMNVLRGAGALPRAGSLADRMAELLLWSDDAQQLQADFEALREFHPAILAGPAPGAGGQAPAAPEGHGPPR, from the coding sequence ATGGCCGAGAACGTCCTCATCGTTCAAAACAGAAACGCCCACGCCATTGACTGGCCCCAGGCGCTCGCCGGGGCGAGCCAGCGGGTGTTCCTGGTCTGTGACCGGCTGACGGAGCAGCGCCTGGCCGAGCGGGGCTGGACGCCCCTGTTCCAGGAAGTGCATGCGGCGTTTCCGGGGACGCCCGCGGAGGTGAAGGCGTTCGCGGGGCGGATGATCCACCGGCTCGGCGGGGCCGGGCAAGTCATCGTCTGCTCCAACCACGAGGACGACGTGGAGCTGTGCGCCTCACTCCGGGAGCAGTACGGGCTGCCGGGCCCGCAGCCCGGGGACGTGGCGCGCTTCCGCGACAAGCTGGTCATGAAGCACCGCCTCGCGGCGCACCCGGAGTGGCTGCCGCGCTACCTGCGTTTCGAGCCGCACGCGTACGCGGCCGGGCCCGCCGCCTATGCGCGCCACGCCGTGGAGCGGCTGGGCCTGCCCATCTTCGCCAAGCCCATCAACGCCGCGGGCAGCCAGGGGACGTGCCTGCTGGAGACCGAGGCGGCCCTGCACGCGTGGGCGCAAGGCCTCACGGGGGACACGGTCTACGAGCTGGACGAGTTCCTGTCCGCCCCCTTGTACCACTGTGACTTCCTCGTCGCCGGGGGGCGCATCCTCGACCGGCACGTGTCGCGCTACCTCTATCCCAACGGCGACTTCCTGCAGGGCAAGCCGCTCGGGTCCGTCACGCTCGCCGAGACGGAGGAGGCGTACCGCTCGCTGAGCGGCTTCTCGCTCCAAGTCCTGGAGGCCTTCCAGCCCCTGCCGGATGGCGCCCTGCACCTGGAGGTCTTCCGGTTCCCCAACGGGGATTGCCGCTTCCTGGAGATCGCCTGCCGCGCCCCGGGCGCCCACATCCCCGCCCTGTACAAAGCGCAGTGCGGCATCGACTACCGGTCGGCGCCCTATGAGCTGGTCCTGAAGGGCGCACCGCACCAGACGCCGCCCCTGGGCCGCTACTGCGCCACCGCCTGGTTCCCCTTCCTGCCCGGCACCGTCGTGGGCGTCCGGGAGTACCGCTCCTCCGGCAGCCAGTTCTCCATGAATGTGCTGCGCGGGGCCGGCGCCCTGCCGCGGGCGGGCAGCCTGGCGGACCGCATGGCGGAGCTGCTGCTCTGGTCGGACGACGCGCAGCAGCTCCAGGCGGACTTCGAGGCGCTGCGCGAGTTCCATCCCGCCATCCTGGCGGGGCCGGCGCCCGGCGCGGGGGGCCAGGCCCCCGCAGCCCCCGAGGGGCACGGGCCCCCCCGCTAA
- a CDS encoding ABC transporter substrate-binding protein, with protein MSQKLSRRVILGAAAAAGAVPLAIHLLRPAPATGPVIRLGLIAPFTGNTGAYGPDMEKAARLTVEQINAAGGLLDGHTLELLVEDEESSPTASVAAARKLLDVHKVAGLIGLWGSPPGLAVKPIALQYNTALFVSCSANELTSGDTKGLIWRFQARATHWGTVIARSMLKQGIKTVSVLALQSPFVGSMVAPFEEHFRAHGGQILETVRYNPDQPSYRAEVEQVFSKQPEAVFVPALLTDFSSIVKEVYRGGFTSKLFTLSVAADAEGKFVSGVGAEAAEGIHHFQPSPPLGSPGYQKFVKRMGARDDALFLFAGNTHDQVALFALAVEKARSSAPLDYTRQILSLSNGPGEPVDDVVEALKRVRAGQPINFVGAGSDVDFSPTGDQLNRHFGHYVIRNGQNALVELVS; from the coding sequence ATGTCCCAAAAGCTGTCACGCCGCGTCATCCTGGGCGCCGCCGCCGCCGCCGGGGCCGTGCCCCTGGCCATCCACCTTCTGCGCCCAGCGCCCGCCACCGGTCCCGTCATCCGGCTCGGGCTGATCGCGCCCTTCACCGGCAACACCGGCGCCTATGGCCCCGACATGGAAAAGGCGGCCCGGTTGACCGTGGAGCAGATCAACGCGGCCGGGGGCCTCCTGGACGGACACACCCTGGAGCTCCTCGTGGAGGATGAGGAGAGCAGCCCGACCGCCTCCGTGGCGGCCGCGCGCAAGCTCCTGGATGTGCACAAGGTGGCGGGCCTCATTGGCCTCTGGGGCAGCCCGCCCGGCCTGGCCGTCAAGCCCATCGCCCTGCAATACAACACGGCCTTGTTCGTCTCCTGCTCGGCCAACGAGCTCACCAGCGGCGACACCAAGGGCCTCATCTGGCGCTTCCAGGCGCGGGCCACCCACTGGGGCACGGTCATCGCCCGCTCCATGCTGAAGCAGGGCATCAAGACCGTCTCCGTCCTGGCCCTGCAGAGCCCCTTCGTGGGCAGCATGGTGGCGCCCTTCGAGGAGCACTTCCGGGCCCACGGTGGACAGATCCTCGAGACCGTCCGCTACAACCCCGATCAGCCCTCCTACCGCGCCGAGGTCGAGCAGGTGTTCAGCAAGCAGCCAGAGGCGGTCTTCGTCCCGGCGCTGCTGACCGACTTCTCCTCCATCGTGAAGGAGGTCTACCGCGGGGGCTTCACCAGCAAGCTCTTCACGCTCTCGGTCGCCGCGGACGCCGAGGGGAAGTTCGTCAGCGGTGTGGGCGCCGAGGCCGCCGAGGGCATCCACCACTTCCAGCCCTCCCCCCCGCTGGGCTCGCCCGGATACCAGAAGTTCGTGAAGCGGATGGGCGCCCGCGACGATGCGTTGTTCCTCTTCGCCGGCAACACCCATGATCAGGTGGCCCTGTTCGCCCTGGCGGTGGAGAAGGCCCGGAGCAGTGCGCCCCTGGACTACACCCGGCAGATCCTCTCGCTCTCCAACGGCCCCGGCGAGCCCGTGGATGACGTGGTGGAGGCGCTGAAGCGGGTGCGCGCCGGCCAGCCGATCAACTTCGTTGGCGCGGGCTCCGATGTGGACTTCTCCCCCACGGGAGACCAGCTCAACCGCCACTTCGGTCACTATGTGATCCGCAACGGCCAGAACGCGCTCGTCGAGCTGGTGAGCTGA
- a CDS encoding AMP-binding protein, which translates to MNAPKFNILEDSSSGLSQHEPRLLAALAGLPPGSRAVLAMRSGAALAFSLLTCFERRMVAVPIDPRVPEAKRQWYAAHAQASLLVTDEGCTPLATEAPPSPAEDRFIIYTSGSTGDPKGVVMTEASVRDNARAVAQLHRFRPGAVQATCLPVFHCNAMMMSVLGTHLAGATVALHNRFEPQAYFAFIEQTGAETASLAPALLERLVEAAPRWPSCLRYVITAAAPLPRELAQRFFALYGPRLRQGYGLSEATNFSAVMPELDEAAFRQEYLEARPPVGLPVPGTELRLQDGEVQVRGASVMRAYWRNPEATSRAFTPDGWLRTGDLGRMRGDYLVLTGRSKEVINRGGETVYPRDIEEEWEGLGLPRPFFALRIANDVLSDDIGVAGERLTSESLEVLARSRFKPGAAWKGPLAQTSTGKPRRAEMGKGLFSVSESQHKQELLLALSAATARKVLAPGRAPPRTPQAAFMHGEFARMLRELERYPHALPEPDASLAEVPAVKFLHAIEQQWEGLASGEASVEDVMRGLKGQWTPFMTEWPMGSYAQMAARFLIEGNHLSGRVLEVGAGVGNTTRLILEHVNDAYIRTDLKVELLKRLKAPGTVEAYNFDQPSPHRGLDTVFGVNAVHCAEDKLRAVGHLYEMLKPGGLLLLGEGAPTTVGTLPWSLNAAFGLFDGWWDRGGFLGRAFWIHAFETSGFSAWGYSILRAGRHDMGGLVWALK; encoded by the coding sequence ATGAATGCACCGAAGTTCAACATCCTCGAGGACTCCAGCTCGGGCCTGAGCCAGCATGAGCCCCGGCTCCTGGCCGCGCTCGCCGGGCTGCCTCCCGGCTCGCGCGCCGTCCTGGCGATGCGCAGCGGCGCGGCCCTGGCCTTCAGCCTGCTCACGTGCTTCGAGCGCCGCATGGTCGCCGTGCCCATTGATCCGCGCGTTCCCGAGGCCAAGCGGCAATGGTACGCCGCGCATGCCCAGGCCTCGCTCCTGGTGACGGACGAGGGGTGCACCCCCCTGGCCACGGAGGCGCCGCCTTCGCCCGCGGAGGACCGCTTCATCATCTACACCTCGGGCTCGACGGGAGACCCGAAGGGGGTGGTGATGACGGAGGCCTCCGTGCGGGACAACGCGCGGGCGGTGGCCCAGCTCCACCGCTTCCGGCCCGGGGCCGTCCAGGCCACGTGCCTGCCCGTGTTCCACTGCAACGCCATGATGATGTCCGTGCTGGGCACCCACCTGGCGGGCGCCACCGTGGCCCTGCACAACCGCTTCGAGCCGCAGGCCTACTTCGCCTTCATCGAGCAGACGGGCGCCGAGACGGCCTCCCTGGCCCCCGCGCTGCTGGAGCGGCTGGTCGAGGCCGCGCCCCGGTGGCCCTCCTGCCTGCGCTATGTGATTACCGCCGCGGCCCCGCTGCCGCGGGAGCTGGCGCAGCGCTTCTTCGCGCTCTATGGCCCCCGCCTGCGCCAGGGCTATGGGCTGTCGGAGGCCACCAACTTCAGCGCGGTCATGCCCGAGCTGGACGAGGCCGCCTTCCGCCAGGAGTACCTCGAGGCCCGGCCGCCCGTGGGCCTGCCGGTTCCCGGCACGGAGCTTCGCCTCCAGGACGGCGAGGTCCAGGTCCGCGGCGCCAGCGTCATGCGCGCCTACTGGCGCAACCCCGAGGCCACGTCCCGGGCGTTCACCCCGGATGGCTGGCTGCGGACAGGAGATCTCGGGCGGATGCGCGGGGACTACCTGGTGCTCACCGGGCGCAGCAAGGAGGTCATCAACCGGGGCGGCGAGACGGTGTACCCGCGGGACATCGAGGAGGAGTGGGAGGGGCTCGGGCTGCCCCGCCCCTTCTTCGCCCTGCGGATCGCCAATGACGTGCTGAGCGACGACATCGGCGTGGCCGGCGAGCGGCTCACCTCCGAGTCCCTGGAGGTGCTCGCCCGGTCGAGGTTCAAGCCGGGCGCGGCCTGGAAGGGCCCCCTGGCGCAGACCTCGACGGGCAAGCCGCGCCGCGCGGAGATGGGAAAGGGGCTCTTCAGCGTCAGCGAGTCCCAGCACAAGCAGGAGCTGCTGCTGGCGCTCTCGGCGGCCACCGCCCGGAAGGTGCTGGCGCCCGGCCGGGCCCCGCCCCGGACGCCCCAGGCGGCGTTCATGCATGGGGAGTTCGCAAGGATGCTGCGGGAGCTGGAGCGCTACCCCCATGCGCTCCCGGAGCCAGACGCCAGCCTCGCCGAGGTGCCCGCGGTCAAGTTCCTCCACGCCATCGAGCAGCAGTGGGAGGGGCTGGCCTCGGGCGAGGCCTCCGTGGAGGACGTGATGCGCGGCCTGAAGGGCCAGTGGACGCCGTTCATGACGGAGTGGCCCATGGGGAGCTACGCGCAGATGGCCGCGCGCTTCCTCATCGAAGGCAACCACCTGAGCGGCCGTGTCCTGGAGGTGGGCGCGGGCGTTGGCAACACGACGCGGTTGATCCTCGAGCACGTCAATGACGCATACATCCGGACCGACTTGAAAGTGGAGCTGCTCAAGCGGCTGAAGGCGCCTGGCACGGTGGAGGCATACAACTTCGACCAGCCCAGCCCGCACCGCGGCCTGGATACGGTGTTCGGCGTCAATGCCGTCCATTGCGCCGAGGACAAGCTCCGGGCGGTGGGCCACCTGTACGAGATGCTGAAGCCAGGCGGCTTGCTGCTGCTGGGCGAGGGCGCCCCCACGACGGTGGGCACGCTGCCCTGGTCCTTGAATGCAGCCTTTGGCCTCTTCGATGGGTGGTGGGACCGGGGCGGGTTCCTCGGCCGCGCCTTCTGGATTCATGCCTTTGAAACGTCAGGCTTCAGCGCCTGGGGATACAGCATTCTTCGCGCTGGACGCCACGACATGGGTGGGTTAGTCTGGGCATTGAAATAA